The following proteins are encoded in a genomic region of Toxotes jaculatrix isolate fToxJac2 chromosome 3, fToxJac2.pri, whole genome shotgun sequence:
- the slc45a1 gene encoding proton-associated sugar transporter A isoform X1 — translation MSSPGMGTPSDPLLASPGGRLSSAQEGIWRSSLPKTASFPTSTTRHLSHRANNFQRQPKRRKLIRPSPPPPPNTPCPLDQLDLSELPPRRTFQELLFNGCILFGIEFSYAMETAYVTPVLLQMGLPDQFYSLVWFISPILGFLVQPLIGAWSDRCTSRFGRRRPFIFALAIGALVGLTLVLNGRDIGGALADTASNHKWGIVLTVCGVVLMDFSADSADNPSHAYMMDVCSPEDQDRGLNIHALLAGLGGGFGYIVGGINWDQTQFGRSMGGQLRVIYLFTSVTLVIATAMTLMSIPERPLPKSQPNKNSSKNHLKSPSLPLPPSPPVPPGSASGLDEEEEDGLYSYNFSKSRPPDPLAHSCSANACLCVGLTSPISPLSPLTPKYGSFISRDSSLTGINEFASSLGTSYIDSVLIDCYTGQQTPQAVAPDSTTEALPLGDSTPPEESTQGAGRHPVGQTQADVVSHPAGEAQDAEAPQAEGDAQSHGASQVTAGAQPGAGSHRGSTAGILKRPQSLALMEEPLATQIVGLENGRRRTVTFSQQVANILLNGVRYESDLSENVETGESQMSMKLLCIAIYRMPPSLRSLCTNHFLGWLSFEGMLLFYTDFMGEVVFEGDPKAPHDSEAYQRYNAGVSMGCWGMCIYAFSAAFYSAILEKLEERFSLRTLYFFAYLAFGLGTGLATLSTNLYVVLSLCVTYGVLFSSLCTLPYSLLCEYYQSPQFCGSSEEGTRRGMGVDISLLSCQYFLAQILVSVAMGPLTSLVGGAQGVMYFASLMSFVGCLYSSLCVVYQLPPPEGEPPESETQPLLVHI, via the exons ATGTCATCTCCGGGCATGGGCACCCCCAGTGACCCCCTTTTGGCCAGTCCAGGAGGGAGGTTATCCTCAGCTCAGGAAGGTATCTGGAGGAGCTCACTCCCCAAAACTGCCAGCTTCCCGACGTCCACCACTCGGCATCTTAGTCACCGAGCCAACAACTTCCAAAGACAGCCAAAGCGTCGGAAGCTGATACGACCTTCTCCACCTCCGCCACCCAACACACCTTGTCCCCTTGACCAGCTGGACCTTAGTGAACTTCCTCCGAGACGTACCTTCCAAGAGCTACTCTTCAATGGCTGCATCCTGTTTGGTATTGAATTTAGCTATGCCATGGAAACAGCTTATGTGACTCCTGTGCTTCTACAGATGGGTCTGCCTGATCAGTTCTACAGCTTAGTGTGGTTTATTAGCCCCATACTGG GATTCCTCGTTCAGCCTCTCATAGGAGCATGGAGTGATCGATGTACATCCCGGTTTGGGCGAAGGAGACCTTTCATTTTTGCCTTGGCCATAG GGGCTTTGGTTGGTCTAACCCTGGTGCTGAATGGACGGGACATTGGAGGTGCTCTGGCTGACACAGCTTCAAATCACAAGTGGGGAATTGTcctgacagtgtgtggtgtggttCTGATGGACTTCAGTGCTGATTCAGCTGATAACCCAAGCCATGCCTACATGATGGATGTGTGCAGCCCAGAAGACCAGGATCGAGGGTTGAATATCCATGCACTGCTGGCAG GACTTGGAGGTGGATTTGGCTACATAGTGGGTGGCATCAACTGGGACCAGACACAATTCGGAAGGTCGATGGGAGGTCAACTGCGGGTCATATACCTGTTTACGAGTGTCACTTTGGTGATTGCCACAGCCATGACTCTGATGAGTATCCCCGAACGGCCCTTACCAAAGAgccaaccaaacaaaaactctAGCAAAAACCATCTGAAGAGCCCCagccttcctcttcctccctctcctcctgttccCCCAGGATCAGCTTCGGGActggatgaggaagaggaggacggtCTTTACAGCTACAATTTCTCTAAATCTCGCCCTCCTGACCCTCTTGCCCATTCTTGCAGTGCCAATGCATGCCTCTGTGTCGGCCTCACTAGCCCCATATCGCCCTTGAGCCCCCTCACTCCAAAATATGGCAGCTTTATTAGTAGGGACAGCTCACTCACAGGCATCAATGAGTTTGCCTCGTCATTAGGAACCTCCTACATTGACAGTGTGCTCATAGACTGCTACACAGGTCAGCAGACACCACAGGCTGTCGCCCCCGACTCTACCACTGAGGCCCTGCCTCTAGGGGACTCAACTCCTCCTGAGGAGTCCACACAGGGGGCAGGGAGACATCCTGTGGGACAGACCCAGGCTGATGTGGTGTCTCATCCAGCTGGAGAAGCTCAGGATGCAGAAGCGCCCCAGGCTGAGGGAGATGCACAATCTCATGGTGCATCTCAGGTCACAGCTGGAGCTCAGCCTGGTGCAGGGTCACATAGGGGCTCCACTGCTGGCATCCTGAAGCGACCCCAGAGCCTTGCACTGATGGAGGAGCCCTTAGCAACACAGATCGTTGGGCTGGAGAATGGACGCAGGAGAACAGTGACCTTCAGCCAGCAG GTTGCAAACATTTTGCTGAATGGGGTGCGCTATGAGAGTGATCTGAGTGAGAATGTGGAAACAGGAGAATCCCAAATGTCAATGAAGCTGCTGTGTATAGCCATCTACAGAATGCCTCCCTCTCTGCGGAGTTTATGCACTAACCATTTTTTGG gCTGGCTGTCCTTTGAAGGCATGCTGCTCTTCTACACTGACTTCATGGGTGAGGTTGTGTTCGAAGGAGACCCCAAAGCACCCCACGACTCTGAGGCTTACCAACGCTACAATGCTGGTGTTAGCATGGGCTGCTGGGGCATGTGCATCTATGCATTCAGTGCTGCTTTCTACTCAG CCATATTGGAGAAACTAGAGGAGCGTTTCTCTCTTCGCACTCTATATTTTTTTGCCTACTTGGCGTTTGGTTTGGGCACAGGCCTTGCCACACTATCCACCAACCTGTATGTGgtactttctctctgtgtcaccTATGGGGTGCTCTTCTCCTCTCTATGCACTCTGCCTTACTCTCTGCTGTGTGAATACTACCAGAGCCCTCAG TTTTGCGGCTCATCAGAGGAAGGGACCAGACGAGGGATGGGGGTGGACATCTCTCTGCTCAGCTGCCAGTACTTCCTGGCTCAGATCCTGGTCTCTGTGGCGATGGGACCTCTGACCTCACTGGTGGGTGGGGCCCAGGGAGTGATGTACTTTGCAAGCCTGATGTCATTCGTGGGCTGCCTGTACTCCTCTCTCTGCGTGGTGTACCAGCTGCCCCCCCCTGAGGGTGAGCCCCCCGAAAGCGAGACCCAGCCACTATTGGTGCACATTTAG
- the slc45a1 gene encoding proton-associated sugar transporter A isoform X2 yields MGTPSDPLLASPGGRLSSAQEGIWRSSLPKTASFPTSTTRHLSHRANNFQRQPKRRKLIRPSPPPPPNTPCPLDQLDLSELPPRRTFQELLFNGCILFGIEFSYAMETAYVTPVLLQMGLPDQFYSLVWFISPILGALVGLTLVLNGRDIGGALADTASNHKWGIVLTVCGVVLMDFSADSADNPSHAYMMDVCSPEDQDRGLNIHALLAGLGGGFGYIVGGINWDQTQFGRSMGGQLRVIYLFTSVTLVIATAMTLMSIPERPLPKSQPNKNSSKNHLKSPSLPLPPSPPVPPGSASGLDEEEEDGLYSYNFSKSRPPDPLAHSCSANACLCVGLTSPISPLSPLTPKYGSFISRDSSLTGINEFASSLGTSYIDSVLIDCYTGQQTPQAVAPDSTTEALPLGDSTPPEESTQGAGRHPVGQTQADVVSHPAGEAQDAEAPQAEGDAQSHGASQVTAGAQPGAGSHRGSTAGILKRPQSLALMEEPLATQIVGLENGRRRTVTFSQQVANILLNGVRYESDLSENVETGESQMSMKLLCIAIYRMPPSLRSLCTNHFLGWLSFEGMLLFYTDFMGEVVFEGDPKAPHDSEAYQRYNAGVSMGCWGMCIYAFSAAFYSAILEKLEERFSLRTLYFFAYLAFGLGTGLATLSTNLYVVLSLCVTYGVLFSSLCTLPYSLLCEYYQSPQFCGSSEEGTRRGMGVDISLLSCQYFLAQILVSVAMGPLTSLVGGAQGVMYFASLMSFVGCLYSSLCVVYQLPPPEGEPPESETQPLLVHI; encoded by the exons ATGGGCACCCCCAGTGACCCCCTTTTGGCCAGTCCAGGAGGGAGGTTATCCTCAGCTCAGGAAGGTATCTGGAGGAGCTCACTCCCCAAAACTGCCAGCTTCCCGACGTCCACCACTCGGCATCTTAGTCACCGAGCCAACAACTTCCAAAGACAGCCAAAGCGTCGGAAGCTGATACGACCTTCTCCACCTCCGCCACCCAACACACCTTGTCCCCTTGACCAGCTGGACCTTAGTGAACTTCCTCCGAGACGTACCTTCCAAGAGCTACTCTTCAATGGCTGCATCCTGTTTGGTATTGAATTTAGCTATGCCATGGAAACAGCTTATGTGACTCCTGTGCTTCTACAGATGGGTCTGCCTGATCAGTTCTACAGCTTAGTGTGGTTTATTAGCCCCATACTGG GGGCTTTGGTTGGTCTAACCCTGGTGCTGAATGGACGGGACATTGGAGGTGCTCTGGCTGACACAGCTTCAAATCACAAGTGGGGAATTGTcctgacagtgtgtggtgtggttCTGATGGACTTCAGTGCTGATTCAGCTGATAACCCAAGCCATGCCTACATGATGGATGTGTGCAGCCCAGAAGACCAGGATCGAGGGTTGAATATCCATGCACTGCTGGCAG GACTTGGAGGTGGATTTGGCTACATAGTGGGTGGCATCAACTGGGACCAGACACAATTCGGAAGGTCGATGGGAGGTCAACTGCGGGTCATATACCTGTTTACGAGTGTCACTTTGGTGATTGCCACAGCCATGACTCTGATGAGTATCCCCGAACGGCCCTTACCAAAGAgccaaccaaacaaaaactctAGCAAAAACCATCTGAAGAGCCCCagccttcctcttcctccctctcctcctgttccCCCAGGATCAGCTTCGGGActggatgaggaagaggaggacggtCTTTACAGCTACAATTTCTCTAAATCTCGCCCTCCTGACCCTCTTGCCCATTCTTGCAGTGCCAATGCATGCCTCTGTGTCGGCCTCACTAGCCCCATATCGCCCTTGAGCCCCCTCACTCCAAAATATGGCAGCTTTATTAGTAGGGACAGCTCACTCACAGGCATCAATGAGTTTGCCTCGTCATTAGGAACCTCCTACATTGACAGTGTGCTCATAGACTGCTACACAGGTCAGCAGACACCACAGGCTGTCGCCCCCGACTCTACCACTGAGGCCCTGCCTCTAGGGGACTCAACTCCTCCTGAGGAGTCCACACAGGGGGCAGGGAGACATCCTGTGGGACAGACCCAGGCTGATGTGGTGTCTCATCCAGCTGGAGAAGCTCAGGATGCAGAAGCGCCCCAGGCTGAGGGAGATGCACAATCTCATGGTGCATCTCAGGTCACAGCTGGAGCTCAGCCTGGTGCAGGGTCACATAGGGGCTCCACTGCTGGCATCCTGAAGCGACCCCAGAGCCTTGCACTGATGGAGGAGCCCTTAGCAACACAGATCGTTGGGCTGGAGAATGGACGCAGGAGAACAGTGACCTTCAGCCAGCAG GTTGCAAACATTTTGCTGAATGGGGTGCGCTATGAGAGTGATCTGAGTGAGAATGTGGAAACAGGAGAATCCCAAATGTCAATGAAGCTGCTGTGTATAGCCATCTACAGAATGCCTCCCTCTCTGCGGAGTTTATGCACTAACCATTTTTTGG gCTGGCTGTCCTTTGAAGGCATGCTGCTCTTCTACACTGACTTCATGGGTGAGGTTGTGTTCGAAGGAGACCCCAAAGCACCCCACGACTCTGAGGCTTACCAACGCTACAATGCTGGTGTTAGCATGGGCTGCTGGGGCATGTGCATCTATGCATTCAGTGCTGCTTTCTACTCAG CCATATTGGAGAAACTAGAGGAGCGTTTCTCTCTTCGCACTCTATATTTTTTTGCCTACTTGGCGTTTGGTTTGGGCACAGGCCTTGCCACACTATCCACCAACCTGTATGTGgtactttctctctgtgtcaccTATGGGGTGCTCTTCTCCTCTCTATGCACTCTGCCTTACTCTCTGCTGTGTGAATACTACCAGAGCCCTCAG TTTTGCGGCTCATCAGAGGAAGGGACCAGACGAGGGATGGGGGTGGACATCTCTCTGCTCAGCTGCCAGTACTTCCTGGCTCAGATCCTGGTCTCTGTGGCGATGGGACCTCTGACCTCACTGGTGGGTGGGGCCCAGGGAGTGATGTACTTTGCAAGCCTGATGTCATTCGTGGGCTGCCTGTACTCCTCTCTCTGCGTGGTGTACCAGCTGCCCCCCCCTGAGGGTGAGCCCCCCGAAAGCGAGACCCAGCCACTATTGGTGCACATTTAG
- the si:ch211-222l21.1 gene encoding prothymosin alpha, whose product MADTAVDTTAAAEVTAKELKEKKEVEVEEEKKTDNGDAPANGTNGADHSDKVEETAEEEHKNGDGNAEEAPPAEETDAQPVKRAAEEEEEKVETKKQKTEENGDSKEAEVEA is encoded by the exons ATGGCCGATACAGCTGTTGACACGACCGCTGCTGCAGAGGTTACAGCCAAG gagctgaaagagaagaaagaagtagaagtggaggaggaaaagaagaccGACAACGGGGACGCACCTGCCAATGGCACA AATGGTGCTGATCACAGTGACAAGGTGGAAGAAACCGCAGAGGAGGAACACAAGAATGGAGATG GGAATGCAGAGGAAGCGCCCCCTGCTGAGGAGACTGATGCACAGCCGGTGAAGCGtgcagctgaggaggaagag GAAAAGGTGGAGACaaaaaagcagaagacagaggaaaatggaGATTCAAAAGAGGCAGAAGTGGAGGCTTAG
- the odad1 gene encoding coiled-coil domain-containing protein 114, giving the protein MPRGRSAASAHSDNSEMDIDGAESEIAKLQRQLRIMEGDRQAYSIQAREQIRKQQQEIDKLLKEQEELHRNLGVCKSLSRQQQDSEDTQSLRALLEQRDMLDEELGKEKQCQKELEKEISNIELKLAKLRKGEICISDTQRSEIQQTQKAIHTLESKLDRVLTRFNEQLTKNSQLREELQTLHIERVHFQQLHNRLDKELQEVRKKIGEMINLSTAAYDARVEAQSKMTMMKEKAVKDLAQYNAEMKELERLIAHECSLKEFMTTKCSERSGQDDGNDLGHRQLSDLKEQPRMDSGEESLDALEEVFERIQRVTGEDNLDMLVTRFIQVEDQNFALLNFVNEQNNEAEALRDQISQLQEEMEQFRVKGLQQEHDHHTLLRDTDEQQKETESHAEDYENQASIISKILDAIKTGVNSTFSKMECDRSVIEEMLGSSAGISENNIMSYLGLVEQKTNELLTIQAFLNSKDLKKDYNPKDLAKFLLGQNPELLKLNISVQTAVNSVKYDAEESSFTDEEERPLSQGELRRRIMKGVMQKESSIHHTTTKASKTSQQVDGRQGSVEDAPSLTH; this is encoded by the exons ATGCCTCGTGGAAGATCGGCCGCAAGTGCCCACTCAGACAACAGTGAGATGGATATTGATGGTGCAG aatCAGAGATAGCGAAACTGCAAAGACAACTCAGGATCATGGAAGGAGATCGGCAGGCCTACAGCATTCAGGCCCGGGAGCAGATCCgcaaacaaca GCAGGAGATAGACAAGCTGCTGAAGGAGCAAGAGGAGCTTCATCGAAACCTTGGTGTATGTAAGAGCTTGTCCCgccagcagcaggacagtgaggaCACCCAGAGTCTTCGTGCTTTGCTGGAGCAGAGAGACATGCTAGATGAGGAGCTGGGGAAAGAGAAGCAGTGTCAAAAAGAGCTAGAAAAAGAG ATCTCAAACATAGAGTTGAAACTGGCAAAGCTGAGAAAAGGGGAGATCTGTATTAGTGACACACAAAGGTCTGAGATACAGCAGACTCAGAAGGCCATACACACGCTGGAATCCAAACTGGACAGA GTTTTGACCCGCTTCAATGAACAGCTGACCAAAAACAGCCAACTGAGAGAGGAGTTGCAGACACTTCACATTGAACGTGTCCATTTCCAGCAACTACACAACAGGCTAGACAAG GAACTGCAGGAGGTCCGCAAGAAGATCGGAGAAATGATCAACCTGTCCACTGCTGCTTATGATGCTAG GGTGGAGGCTCAGTCCAAAATGACCATGATGAAGGAGAAGGCAGTTAAGGATCTTGCCCAGTACAATGCTGAGATGAAGGAACTGGAAAGGCTTATTGCACATGAGTGTAGCCTGAAAGAGTTTATGACCACCAAATGCAGCGAGAGGAGCGGGCAGGACGATGGCAATGACTTGGGACACAGACAAT TGTCAGACCTGAAGGAGCAGCCGAGGATGGACTCAGGGGAAGAGTCGCTGGATGCGCTAGAGGAGGTTTTTGAGAGGATCCAGAGAGTGACAGGGGAGGACAACCTGGACATGCTGGTGACCAGGTTCATCCAGG TTGAGGACCAGAACTTTGCGCTCTTAAATTTTGTTAATGAGCAAAACAATGAGGCTGAAGCACTGAGGGATCAAATCAGCCAG CTCCAAGAAGAGATGGAGCAGTTTCGAGTGAAAGGTCTGCAACAGGAGCATGATCACCACACTTTGCTGAGAGACACTGATGAACAACAAAAGGAAACTGAATCCCATGCTGAGGATTATGAAAACCAAGCCAGCATCATAAGCAAAATCCTGGATGCGATTAAAACAG GAGTGAACAGCACCTTCTCTAAAATGGAATGTGACCGCTCTGTGATAGAGGAAATGCTGGGCTCCTCAGCAGGGATCAGTGAGAACAACATCATGTCCTATCTGGGTCTGGTGGAACAGAAGACTAATGAACTGCTCACCATACAAGCTTTCCTCAATTCCAAA GATCTGAAAAAGGACTACAATCCAAAAGACCTGGCCAAATTCCTATTGGGTCAAAATCCAGAATTGCTTAAGCTGAATATCAGTGTCCAAACGGCAGTCAACAG tgtgaagtatgatgcAGAGGAGTCTTCTTTCACTGATGAGGAAGAACGGCCACTTTCACAAGGGGAACTTCGCAGGAGAATAATGAAGGGG GTCATGCAGAAAGAGAGTTCAATCCATCACACGACAACCAAAGCCTCAAAGACCAGTCAGCAGGTTGATGGCAGACAGGGCTCCGTGGAAGACGCACCGTCACTGACACATTGA
- the LOC121179516 gene encoding taste receptor type 1 member 3 — MAAPFILLVLCCDLRLICSVNGSPEWFKNISTSLFSLPGDVMLGGLFPINHLSSNLSERREPNNISCESLNENGLGLALVMKYAVDEINGNQILLPGIKLGYEIYDTCRQSAIVVKPTISFLTAKSNKALSVECNYTNYETSISAVIGPQTSEMVSVIGKLLGFFLMPQISYGATSDKFSDNILYPSFFRTVPSDKWQVDVIALLLIEFKWNWVAVVGSEEEYGQQGVQQFSKIAEKMSVCVAYQGLIPVYTDPGPAINTIINNIQTTNVGVVVVFSLTEPAEAFFREVIRRNVTGVWIASTSWAISNRLTSLPNIETVGTIIGFTDKTQTLDMLTTYAQTLFIKLSEEREKSPHPELKSGNPDNPCPQCWNLSPANISLVTDPAVQRTAFSVYAAIYSVAQALHNLLGCNSTACTRGSETKIYPWKLLGVLRNTSVNISGTHLIFDSSGNPNIGYDVIEWIWNASDVNFTVVGSFSKHLSINKSLFKWHTENSEIPQSTCSAACETGQVRRVKGFHSCCFDCIDCLPGTYQANKDDLQCTRCPEGQWSLIRSTNCTKPTFHVLSWNTPEALEMTLAGVLLLLCQGSAGVVFLKHRGTPLVTASGGALSFLALLSLMGACLSLLLFLGQPGDVVCRLQLPLTSIFQTVALSIITSMSLQIFYVTEFPKTAAAHLHILRGPGSWLFVLVCCAVQAGLCGWFVQEGPSLSEYVAGMKIDFVRDFLSCPVLPLIGFALMQGFNGVMALISFMCTFMAVKPIHQYNLARDITFSTLIYCVIWVTFIPIYIGLTGKNKPIVHVSFTLASNLGLVAAYYFPKCYLLLRKPDLNKPEYFCTFLEGVPPTPCQEEPQSGQ; from the exons ATGGCTGCACCTTTCATTCTTCTGGTTTTGTGCTGTGATTTGAGACTGATCTGCAGTGTGAATGGTTCACCTGAATGGTTCAAAAACATTTCTACAAGTCTTTTCAGTTTGCCTGGGGACGTTATGCTTGGAGGGCTCTTTCCCATTAACCATCTCTCCAGCAACCTCAGCGAGAGGAGGGAACCCAACAACATCAGCTGTGAAAG tttaaatgaaaatggACTTGGCCTCGCTCTAGTAATGAAATACGCAGTGGATGAGATCAATGGAAACCAAATTCTGCTCCCTGGGATTAAATTGGGTTATGAAATCTATGACACATGCAGACAATCTGCCATAGTTGTGAAGCCAACTATTTCTTTCCTCACTGCAAAATCTAACAAAGCACTGTCTGTGGAGTGTAATTACACCAACTATGAGACAAGCATATCAGCTGTGATTGGTCCTCAAACCTCAGAAATGGTGTCCGTCATTGGAAAACTCCTGGGATTCTTCCTGATGCCGCAG ATTAGCTACGGTGCAACCAGCGACAAATTCAGTGACAATATTCTCTACCCATCATTCTTCCGTACGGTGCCCAGTGACAAATGGCAAGTGGATGTCATCGCACTCCTACTGATAGAGTTTAAATGGAACTGGGTGGCAGTGGTCGGCAGTGAAGAGGAGTATGGGCAACAAGGTGTGCAGCAATTTTCCAAAATAGCAGAAAAGATGTCTGTATGTGTGGCCTATCAGGGGTTGATTCCAGTATACACTGACCCTGGACCAGCAATCAACACCATCATTAACAATATCCAAACAACCAACGTTGGAGTGGTAGTGGTCTTTTCTCTCACAGAGCCAGCTGAGGCCTTTTTCAGAGAG GTGATCAGGAGGAATGTAACTGGTGTGTGGATTGCCAGCACAAGTTGGGCCATCAGTAATCGCCTGACTTCCCTCCCCAATATCGAAACAGTCGGTACAATCATTGGATTCACTGACAAGACACAGACCCTGGATATGCTCACTACTTATGCACAGACGCTCTTCATCAAACTAAGCGAGGAGAGGGAGAAGTCGCCCCATCCAGAACTAAAGTCTGGCAATCCAGACAATCCTTGCCCACAGTGTTGGAACTTATCACCTGCTAATATCAGTTTGGTGACAGACCCTGCAGTGCAGCGCACAGCTTTCAGTGTGTATGCTGCCATCTACAGTGTGGCACAGGCACTGCACAACCTGCTGGGATGCAATTCAACTGCCTGTACGAGAGGATCTGAAACGAAAATCTATCCATggaag CTGTTGGGGGTTTTGAGGAATACTTCTGTAAACATAAGCGGCACACATTTAATATTCGATAGCAGTGGCAACCCTAACATAGGATACGATGTCATTGAGTGGATCTGGAATGCCTCGGATGTAAATTTTACAGTTGTTGGAAGCTTTTCTAAACACCTGTCCATCAACAAGTCCCTCTTCAAATGGCACACTGAAAACTCAGAG ATTCCTCAGTCCACATGTTCAGCAGCTTGTGAGACAGGCCAGGTCCGCAGAGTCAAAGGCTTCCATTCCTGCTGTTTTGATTGTATCGACTGTTTGCCAGGCACTTACCAGGCAAATAAAG ATGACCTCCAGTGCACTAGATGCCCTGAAGGTCAATGGTCCCTGATCCGCAGCACCAATTGCACTAAACCCACCTTTCACGTTTTGTCCTGGAACACACCTGAAGCTCTGGAAATGACGCTGGCTGgggtgctgttgctgctgtgtcagGGGTCAGCCGGAGTCGTGTTCCTGAAGCACAGGGGGACTCCGTTGGTAACGGCCTCGGGTGGAGCCCTGAGTTTTTTGGCTCTTCTCAGCCTGATGGGAGCCTGCCTCAGTCTACTGCTCTTCCTGGGGCAGCCGGGAGACGTGGTGTGTCGTCTGCAGCTGCCCCTCACCTCCATTTTCCAAACAGTCGCCCTCTCCATTATCACATCCATGTCACTACAG ATATTCTACGTGACAGAGTTCCCAAAGacagctgctgctcacctgCATATACTAAGAGGCCCTGGGAGCTGGCTGTTTGTGCTggtctgctgtgctgtgcaggCTGGTCTCTGTGGCTGGTTTGTGCAGGAAGGGCCCTCACTGTCTGAATATGTGGCAGGAATGAAAATAGACTTTGTAAGGGATTTTCTGTCATGTCCAGTGTTACCTTTGATTGGGTTTGCCTTAATGCAAGGTTTCAATGGTGTAATGGCTCTTATATCATTCATGTGTACCTTCATGGCAGTGAAGCCTATTCATCAGTATAACCTTGCCAGGGACATCACCTTCTCCACCCTGATTTACTGTGTGATTTGGGTGACTTTTATTCCGATCTACATAGGCTTGACTGGCAAGAATAAACCCATTGTACATGTTTCTTTCACCCTGGCGAGCAACTTAGGACTGGTGGCAGCCTACTACTTCCCAAAATGCTACTTGTTGTTGAGGAAACCTGACCTCAATAAACCAGAGTACTTCTGTACCTTTCTAGAGGGCGTCCCACCAACACCATGTCAAGAGGAGCCACAGTCAGGGCAATAA